One genomic window of Macadamia integrifolia cultivar HAES 741 unplaced genomic scaffold, SCU_Mint_v3 scaffold986, whole genome shotgun sequence includes the following:
- the LOC122070724 gene encoding peroxidase 55-like, giving the protein MGSLVFWVLLLGSLLPPRPLLSSSNGLSVNFYGNTCPNVENFIWNALVEKMREPNKPNITLPGTLRLFFHDCFVEGCDGSVLITSTANDAERYADINKSLPPDGFDIVIRAKKAVEAACPGVVSCADILAILARDVVYYAKGPWWPVEMGRRDGRISKAAHAADQVPSGYSNLTDLIVRFQFKGLSKFDLVTVSGAHNLGSTHCIEFADRIRQHDPILNETLRAGLIKGCPYPKIDPLVVIPFHEPPFQFDNEYYKSLMQNKGLLTSDQALFSGGDEYIREMVLRFAGDKELFFKSFGNAMQRLGAVGVKTGTEGEIRRECTSFN; this is encoded by the exons ATGGGTTCTCTGGTTTTCTGGGTTCTTCTCTTGGGTTCTCTTCTTCCACCCAGGCCTCTCTTGTCTTCCTCTAATGGCCTTTCTGTAAATTTCTACGGAAACACATGCCCAAATGTGGAAAACTTCATCTGGAATGCTTTGgtagagaagatgagagaaccCAACAAGCCAAACATTACTCTCCCTGGCACTCTCCGCCTCTTCTTCCATGATTGTTTCGTTgag GGTTGCGACGGCTCGGTTTTGATCACATCTACAGCGAATGATGCGGAGAGATACGCTGATATTAACAAGTCTTTGCCTCCAGATGGATTCGATATTGTGATCCGGGCAAAGAAGGCTGTCGAAGCAGCGTGTCCCGGCGTGGTTTCCTGCGCTGACATCCTTGCCATTCTAGCCCGTGATGTTGTCTACTAT GCGAAGGGTCCATGGTGGCCAGTCGAGATGGGGAGGAGAGATGGAAGAATCTCCAAAGCTGCCCATGCTGCTGATCAAGTGCCAAGTGGCTACTCCAACTTGACAGATCTTATTGTAAGGTTCCAATTCAAGGGACTATCTAAATTTGATCTTGTCACAGTTTCTGGGGCCCACAACCTTGGTAGCACCCATTGCATCGAATTTGCTGATCGTATTCGTCAACATGACCCTATATTGAATGAAACATTACGGGCGGGTCTCATAAAGGGGTGCCCATATCCGAAGATCGACCCGTTAGTTGTGATACCATTCCATGAACCGCCGTTTCAGTTTGATAACGAATATTACAAGAGCTTAATGCAGAACAAAGGACTGTTGACGTCTGATCAAGCCTTGTTTTCCGGCGGTGACGAATATATTCGGGAAATGGTTTTGCGGTTTGCCGGAGATAAGGAGCTGTTTTTCAAATCCTTTGGTAATGCCATGCAGAGGTTGGGAGCTGTTGGAGTTAAAACTGGAACGGAAGGGGAGATTAGAAGGGAATGTACTAGCTTCAATTAA